CCAGAAGGCCAAGTCGGACGCTTATTTTGAGGGCGGGTACTGGCTCCAGCTTTGGGGGTTGGTGTACGCGCTGGGCGTGGCGGGCGTGTTTCTGGGGCTGGGGCTGTCGCGGTGGCTGCGGGCGCGCACCGAGCGGCTGCCCCGCCGGTGGCAGCGCAACTGGGCCTACGCGGCGCTGTACCTGCTGCTGGCGGCGGGGCTCAGCTTCCCGCTCAGCGTGTACGAAGGCTTCGTGCGCGAGCACCAGTACGGGCTTTCAAACCAGACGTTTGGGGCCTGGCTGGGCGAAGATTTGAAGGGCCTGGCCGTATCGGTCGGGTTCGGCAGCTTGCTGGTGCTGGCGCTGTACGGGGCCATCCGGCGCGCCGGCGCGCGGTGGTGGGTGTGGAGCACGGCCATCGTGGGGGCCTTCGTGGTGATGGCGGTGGCCGTGGGCCCGGTGTTCATCAGCCCGCTCTTCAACCACTACACGCCGCTGCCCGCGGGCCCGGTGCGGGCGGGCATCCTGAGCATGGCCCGTGCCAACGGCGTGCCCGCCGACAACGTGTACTACTTCGACGCCTCGAAGCAGAGCAAGCGCATCAGCGCCAACGTGAGCGGGCTGGGCCGCACCATCCGCGTGTCGCTGAACGACAACCTGCTGCGCCGCTGCACACCCGCCGAGGTGCAGGCCGTGATGGGCCACGAGCTGGGCCATTACGTGCTGAACCACATCCCCAAGATGCTGGTGTTTTTGCTGCTGCTCGTCGGCGTCAGCTTCTGGGGGGTCGACTGGGCCTTTGGCCGGCTGGTGCGCCGCTACGGGGCCCGGTGGGGCGTGGCGGGGCTGGCCGACGTGGGCGGCCTGCCGCTGCTGGCGGCGCTGTTTGCGGTGGCTGGGTTTTTAGCCACGCCCGTTACCAACACCCTCGTGCGCACCAACGAGCAGGAGGCCGACCTGTTCGGCCTGAATGCCGCCCGCCAGCCCGATGGCTTCGCGGCCATTGCCATGAAGCTGTCGGAGTACCGCAAAATCGAGCCCACGCCGCTGGAGGAAATCATCTTCTTCGACCACCCCAGCGGGCGCACGCGGGTGCAGGCGGCCATGCGCTGGAAGGCCGAGCACCTCGACGGACGCTAGAGCCTGTTATGAACTTATGACGAAATTAGGGGTATGGCTTACCCCAGCGATGTAAAAGACGACGAATGGACCTTCGTGGCCCCATACCTGTGCCTGATGAGCGAGGACGCGCCGCAACGCGACTACCCCTTGCGCGACGTATTCAACGCCTTGCGCTACCTGGCCCACACGGGCTGCCCGTGGCGCTACCTGCCCGGCGACCTGCCGCCCTGGGCTACGGTGTATCAGCAGTGGACGCGCTGGCGAGATGCCCGCGTGTTCGAGTCTATCGTGCATGATTTGAACGAGTTGCAGCGGCTGCTACTCGGCCGGGCGGCCACACCCTCGGTCGTGGTGCTTGACGGGCGCACGTTGCAAAGCACGCCTGAGAGCGGGCACCGGGCGGGCTGGGACGGGGCCAAGCGGCGCAAGGGCAGCAAGGCGCATATCGCCGTCGATACGCTGGGCCAGCTACTGAGTGTGGTCATCACCCCGGCCAATGAGCAGGAGCGGGCGCAGGTCGGCGAGTTGTGCCGCCAGGTGCAGGAAATCACGGGCCAGACTGTGACCGTAAGCTTTGTCGACCAAGGCTACACAGGCGAGGATGCTGAGTATGCCGCAGCCGTGCACGATATTGACCTGCAAGTGGTTAAGAAGCCCGAAGGCCAAACCGGCTTTGTGCTTTTACCCAAGCGCTGGGTCGTTGAGCGCAGCTTCGCCTGGCTCAGTCGCTTTCGGCGGCTGGGCCGCGACTACGAGCGGCTGAGCGTCAGCTTGCAGCAACTCCATTTCGTCGTCTTCGCCTGCCTCATGCTCGCCCGACACGCCGCAAGTTCATAACAGGCTCTAGGGCAAACAGCAGGGGCACGCAAAACCTGCCTACTTTGCGGGCAGGCCGCCCGCGGGCCGTCATTGGCCGGGGCCGGACCATTTTTTGTATTTCAGGGCTGCTTTTTATCATGCGCAAACTTCTTCTCACCGGCCTGGGGGCCCTGGCGCTGCTCGCCGGGGCCTGCAACAAGGCCAAAACCACCGACGCCACGTCGCCCCCCGGCGACCTTAAAAACCTGTTCGACAGCTACTGGGAGCGGCAGGCGCCGCTGTTTCCGCTGGCTGCCACCAGCCAGGGCGACAACCGCTACAACGACCGCCTGGTGAACGACCAGACCCGCGCCTTCCGCGACTCGCTGGCCGGCTTGTACCAGGGCTACCTGGGGCGGCTGGGGAAGTTCAACCGCAAGCAGCTGGCCGGCAACGACCTGGTGAGCTACGACATGTTGCAGTACGACCTGCAAACCCGGCTCGACGGCCTCAAGCTGGGCCTCGCCATGGGCGCTGATTTTCCGAACAGCTGGATGATTCCCTTCAACCAGTTTGGGGGCCTGCCGCTGGCCCTGGGCCAGTACGGGGCCGGCACGGGGGCCCAACCCTTCAAAACCGTGGCCGACTACGACCGCTGGCTGGGGCGCGTGCACGGCTTCCCGGTCTGGGCCGACTCGGCCATCGCCAACTTCCGGGCGGGCATGAAGGCCGGCGTGGTGCTGCCCAAAACGCTGGTGGCGAAGATGATTCCGCAGATGCGGAGCCTGGAAACCACCGACGCCACCAAAAGCCTGTTCTACGGGCCCATCACGCTGCTGCCCAGCGCGTTTGCCGACGCCGACAAAACCCGCCTCACGGCCGCGTACCGGAAAGCCATCCTGACCGAGCTGGTGCCGACCTACAAAAAGCTGGGCGACTTCCTGGCCAAGGAATACCTGCCCAAGGCCCGCACCACCACCGGCCACGGGGCCCTGCCCAACGGCCCGGCGCAGTACAAGTTCCTGGTGAAAAACTGGACCACGACCAACCGCACGCCGGCCGAAATCCACGACATTGGGCTGCGCGAGGTGGCGCGCATCCAGAGCGAGATGAACAAGGTGCGCACCCGGCTCGTGTTCCACGGCGACCTGAAGGGGTTGCTGACCTACATGAAAACGGACCGGCGCTTTTTTCCCTACAAAACGCCCGAGGACGTGCTCAACGGCTTCCGCGCCATCCAGGGCCGGATGCAGCCGAACCTGAAGAAGCTGTTTGGCCGCACGCCCAAAACGCCATTTGAGGTGCGCCAGACGGAGGCCTTCCGCGCCGCCTCGGCCTCGGCCGAGTACAACGCCGGCACGCCCGACGGCTCGCGGCCGGGCATCTTCTACGTGCCCATTTTGGACGCCACCAAGTACCGCACGCCGGGCATGGAGTCGCTGTTTCTGCACGAGGCCATCCCCGGGCACCACTACCAGACTTCGTTGCAGCAGGAAAACATCGCCCTGCCCAAGTTCCGGCGCTTTGCCTGGTACGGGGCCATGGGCGAGGGCTGGGCCCTGTACTGCGAGAGCCTGGGCCGCGAGCTGGGCCTCTACAAAGACCCCTACGAGTACTTGGGGGCCCTGAGCCAGGAGATGCACCGCGCCATCCGGCTAGTGATTGACACGGGCATGCACAGCCAGAACCTGACCCGCGAGCAGGCCATCCAGTACTCGCTCGACAACGAAGCCACCACCAAGGAAGCCGCCACGGCCGAGGTGGAGCGCTACATGGCCATCCCCGGCCAGGCCCTGAGCTACAAGATTGGCCAACTGAAGATTCGGGAGCTGCGCAACCGCGCCCAGCAGCAGCTGGGCGGCGGCGAGCACCTGCGCGAGCACCGCCCCGGCCAGTACCAGAACAAGTACAGCATCGCCGCCTTCCACGACGAGCTGCTAAAGGACGGCGTGATGCCCCTCGACATCCTCGACCAGAAAATGACCCGCTGGGTGGAAGCGCAGTAATTGCCCTCTGCCTTTGGTTGATAAAAGAAAGCCCCGTTGCCGGGGCTTTCTTTTTGCCCAATTGGGCCGTCAAAATGACTAAGCATTTATTAATAGGACTTACGCAAAAGGCGTAACTTGAAAAGAAAACCCATGAAAGTGACGGCACAACTTTACGGGCAGTTTTTGGTGAGCAGCCAAGTGAATTACACCGGCACGTACCTGGCCGAGCACTTGGAGGGCCTGACGCACGACAACGTGCGCTACTTTCTCAAGACCAGTCACTTCACGCCGCGCCAGCTCTGGCAGCAGGTGCGCCCGCAGGTGGTGTTG
This genomic stretch from Hymenobacter sp. PAMC 26628 harbors:
- a CDS encoding M48 family metallopeptidase, translating into MALTLGAAVSTGPAAAQATPADMAIIRRPAFDVEAATRHYPDTLTPAQKAKSDAYFEGGYWLQLWGLVYALGVAGVFLGLGLSRWLRARTERLPRRWQRNWAYAALYLLLAAGLSFPLSVYEGFVREHQYGLSNQTFGAWLGEDLKGLAVSVGFGSLLVLALYGAIRRAGARWWVWSTAIVGAFVVMAVAVGPVFISPLFNHYTPLPAGPVRAGILSMARANGVPADNVYYFDASKQSKRISANVSGLGRTIRVSLNDNLLRRCTPAEVQAVMGHELGHYVLNHIPKMLVFLLLLVGVSFWGVDWAFGRLVRRYGARWGVAGLADVGGLPLLAALFAVAGFLATPVTNTLVRTNEQEADLFGLNAARQPDGFAAIAMKLSEYRKIEPTPLEEIIFFDHPSGRTRVQAAMRWKAEHLDGR
- a CDS encoding IS5 family transposase, producing MAYPSDVKDDEWTFVAPYLCLMSEDAPQRDYPLRDVFNALRYLAHTGCPWRYLPGDLPPWATVYQQWTRWRDARVFESIVHDLNELQRLLLGRAATPSVVVLDGRTLQSTPESGHRAGWDGAKRRKGSKAHIAVDTLGQLLSVVITPANEQERAQVGELCRQVQEITGQTVTVSFVDQGYTGEDAEYAAAVHDIDLQVVKKPEGQTGFVLLPKRWVVERSFAWLSRFRRLGRDYERLSVSLQQLHFVVFACLMLARHAASS
- a CDS encoding DUF885 domain-containing protein — translated: MRKLLLTGLGALALLAGACNKAKTTDATSPPGDLKNLFDSYWERQAPLFPLAATSQGDNRYNDRLVNDQTRAFRDSLAGLYQGYLGRLGKFNRKQLAGNDLVSYDMLQYDLQTRLDGLKLGLAMGADFPNSWMIPFNQFGGLPLALGQYGAGTGAQPFKTVADYDRWLGRVHGFPVWADSAIANFRAGMKAGVVLPKTLVAKMIPQMRSLETTDATKSLFYGPITLLPSAFADADKTRLTAAYRKAILTELVPTYKKLGDFLAKEYLPKARTTTGHGALPNGPAQYKFLVKNWTTTNRTPAEIHDIGLREVARIQSEMNKVRTRLVFHGDLKGLLTYMKTDRRFFPYKTPEDVLNGFRAIQGRMQPNLKKLFGRTPKTPFEVRQTEAFRAASASAEYNAGTPDGSRPGIFYVPILDATKYRTPGMESLFLHEAIPGHHYQTSLQQENIALPKFRRFAWYGAMGEGWALYCESLGRELGLYKDPYEYLGALSQEMHRAIRLVIDTGMHSQNLTREQAIQYSLDNEATTKEAATAEVERYMAIPGQALSYKIGQLKIRELRNRAQQQLGGGEHLREHRPGQYQNKYSIAAFHDELLKDGVMPLDILDQKMTRWVEAQ